gtCCAAAGGAGATAAATATAGTCCATAAATGAGCATGActatccagccctcttaaaaGAAATAGTAACCAATTGTAATGATGctttaattgtttgaaaaataccagCGTAAAAAAGTAGAGGGTTTTTAGGCAACAATTCATATTTAAAGAGTGACGGTCACCAAAAAAAACCACTGTGTAgctttaattatgaaaataataaatgcaCACATAAAACATAACAAACTTGCATCAGTTTATCTATAACTAATGTTTTGTAAATTCAAAAGACAATGAAAAGATGATGAGTTATTCGTAACAGTAATTGAGAGCATTCAGGATTCacttaattttttgtaatattccATGATAACTGATGCTGACGAACGAAATATACAAAAAGTACATTTATCCCTTTATCCATTTATCCTGAAAATGTCAAAGTACATGATGCATTTTTAATTATACAGTTTTTATAACACTTGAATTACAGGTAATATTTTTCTTCAGGAGGGATACCTTTCGAAATCAGGCACGTAATCGGGACATTAggaatattttcctgtatataGGTGCAGCTATGCACCTGTTGTTGTTTCTGACAGGTAAAACAATGATTACATAAGCTACATTTATAAGGTCTGGACACCAGTCTCTTAGCGGAAGTCTGTACGCGCTCCGTTTCTTGTTTTACACCCTCTATGTTGACTTTATTCATATTATCATCGTGCGCTTGGGTTTTCACGTAAGACTGTTCTTTGGTATGTTCTTTTTTTCTAGAAGTGTTTTTTGAAAATAGTTCGTTTCGATTTACCATGTTTTCGTATTTCGCAACAATTTTTGTATGCGTTTTGCTTTTCACAAACTGGTTGTGGCGCTGCTGTTTGGGAATAGTGTTTGTATTTCTAGATGTAGCACTCTCTGAATCGGAGAACTCCTTCTCTTCCGTAGACTCGGAAGCACTATTTCTTCTGGCGTGAATCCGCTGGTGTCTTTCCAAGTTACTTTTATGACTTGTTGCGTAGGAACACGAAGAACAGTGGAAGTCCTTTTGACCGTTATGAACTGAAAGATGTCGACGAAGGAGAGCTTTCCGACAGAAATTGCGATTGCAGATGCTGCAGGAATATCCCGATCTATGGTACACATTCACGTGCTCGCGAAGCAGAGCTTTGGATTTGAAAACAATGTCGCAGCATTCCAGAAGTTTGGAAGAGTCTTGGTGCATGGTCACAATGTGACGTTTCATATTGTTCTTCCGGTCTGTGCTGTATTTGCAGTGAGGGCAGTGTACTTGCTTAGTTCCTGATTCTTTAACATTTTCCATGTCATACCCAACcttaataaagataatgattatttttcttaaagcaCCTATACATTTTGTAGACAGAATTTGGAAAAGCAGGCATTCTTCTAtcgaaaaacaataaaattaatttaacttACCTGTACGGCAGGAGAACTGGTAAATGTGAGGACAAAGAATGAGTGTTTCATGAGAAAATGGTTCTTCAACTTTGTTGATGCTTCtgatggtaaaaaaaatgtttattatatttgtagaaaaaaatatgcaaatgcACGGTATGTAAAAACCTTACCCTTTCGCCGTTGTTTAAACTTGCGCGATTGGATGATTTAGATCAGAGGAGGAGTTTAAATCAGcacttttatgaatgaaatcCATCTCGGGTTTAAAGGTTGTGGGAAAGTCAATcgataaattttatgaatgaaatagGGGTATCAAGCGAAGAAGATTATGTTTGTCTTCACGGTCGAGTACCCACGCCTGTGACGTCATAGACGAGGATACTAGAGACTATCAAAACTTCACCTGCCCATTCAGAATTGACCTCgaattttctttctttactcgcatttcattcataaaagtgTGACACGTTCATCAAATTTAATTCATAGTCCGTTCGTCGGCCGCCATGGCTGATAACGAAATGAAAGAAGAATTCAATTAGCCCACTCCCCGGGGATCCTTCAGAGGTTATAAGACCGATTTTGTTATCAGACAAATTACGTTTTAAGAAGACGTTCACAAAAGTTAAATATGATATGATTGCATtgtcttgttaatttttttgcatactacgttttaaaaaatctgacaTTGATTGTTGTTTCTGAATGCTGGTTTCAGAACTTCTAGATTCCAGTATCCTTCTTTATCTCAAATTATCTTACTGATGACAGCTTTTTCCTTCATGTATATTGTTATGAGCTGCTTTAATTGATTCATCATATGCTGTTAAATACTGTATTTGCTGAAATGTCAGTTCAACTTACATGTGGCATATCATGTTAGTATATCCGATGTTTATTCATTTGCATATGGATGTTAAATCACATCGCAACATTTTCTTTGACATTGCCGggatgttttaaaattcttctttgcGCAAACTTTTCCCATTATCAAAATCATTGTTTGtgtttctaatatttttatacTGAATTGTAAGCTTATACTAGTACCTAGAGACGTTAATGTTAAGACATATCAATGATGTATGCTGACAAGCCTTTCTGGTGAGTATGTTatcttgttaaataaaaaaaaaaacccaaacaatcGTAAATATGGTGTTTATGTatcttttggaatatatttCAACGTACAATCAATTTTTTCCCATTTTGAACATAGTTTAATTCGTCTTAAACTATGATTTCATGTTTAATttgcaagaaataaaaattaagtacTCCAGATTTGTGTCTTCATTTGGCAATATGAGTCTGCGTTATGACATACAGTTTTCTGTACTgtatgtaaaatatgaatttcgactgtagttttttttttttgtccaagAAGTTATGGTCAACAAAGGTTTACCACCATATAGTGGGTCTCAAGGAAAACAAGTTACAAATAATGATTTCATATCGGCCGACGAGTGTGATTTGTTTTTCCTTCTTCTCAAAAGACGTAAGAAATGCTAACATTTGATCATTCAAAAAAAACCGGTAAAGGAATGATTAACAACATTATGAGAGGCCTGGTGTTTTTATGTTGAAAAAACCGTGTttgtttaaaatcttatttcttTCGTTTGTACGCTattgatacaaaaaattaatttccaaaAGCATACTTAGGATGCcgtataattaaaaaataattcagatttCTAATAAAATGTCGCATAAAacgaaataatattttatttactgaGGAGTGTGCTGACAATACCAACAACGTTGTTATAACTACTGCCTTTTTTTAGTTGATAGTGCgtactatatatttatatctgtcTACAATACCATCTGTATTGTTATAGTTGTTCTTATTTAAGTGCTCAAAACGCTTTGATGCTATAGGTACTGACGATGTTCGCTTTGTtgcaatatgttttaaaaagataaattgtTTGTGGTGCTGATCATTAATGGAGTCAGTTTCTTTCAAAAACTGTTTACTGTGACTAgtagattctttttttttagattttttttaaattcaagaaaTTACTTAACAGAATGAATACactttttaaagcttttttcaACAAGGTATGtgttattttgtatatgacaattatatatatatagaaaataccGAAGGGGGGTCTTAGTAAATTCATagaatcaaatttaattaaatatatacaactaacaaaatgataattattatgattattCACATTTGGCATTAATGGTTATCTTATGGGGGAAAAATGAAACTTTGATGTTTTATTGGCCTCATAGATTATACTCTATTTCCTTTACTGAAGCAGAAATGTGCAAGGCTCCAAGAATCCCAATTTTTTTCATGAGTGTCTACATATTTCTGAAGAGTCCCTTCATTTTCATTCGAGTGACATTTTGAACCATGTCTTTAATTTCTTCTTCTGTGCAAGTTCCcaaaaggaaatacatgtactctttTTCCAAGCTTCACTCAGAGGACCTTCAGGGTTTGAATGAACTGGGTGATAATCAGCTCTTAATGTGTTGTATGCTGAGTTTAAAGTCAACTCAGCTTCTGATAAATAAGTTTTCAGTTGCTCATGGCTCAGTAACCGTTTCGGCCATCTCTGTATATGCTGAGAGAACCAATTTGCCTCGAACTGCTCCGGTGTTATTGATGTAATAGATAAGACCCCACCTGGTTTTAAAATCTGGAACACTTCTTTTAAAGTTTTAGCAACGGTTGGAAATGAATTCCCGTCAGGGTCTTGTTCTAATGATGCAATACCTATAACATTTACTTGTATGTATTTAAGAGGGCTTAATTGTCGTGACCATCAGTCTAGTGAAactatattaatttcattttgaagGTGAACTTTGTATAAAgtaagaagaaaaacaaaatagtaagaatttttctttacttaataataatttttctgtaaaaatctaataaaattttgaagtaaatctgatggttaatttgttaacTACCTAATCTCCTTAAACATTGTACACATTCAAACCTTAATATTTAATGAAAGAATCGTCGTCCAAAAGGTGAAACTTACCAAATTTATCATGGCAGCATCAAAAGAATTGTCCTCATATGGCATGTCTGGCAGAATTACATGTTTGAATGACAGATTGGTGGAAGGAAGGACTGGCTGTAGCTTATCCTTAGCTTTGTTGAGCATACCCTCACT
This is a stretch of genomic DNA from Crassostrea angulata isolate pt1a10 chromosome 4, ASM2561291v2, whole genome shotgun sequence. It encodes these proteins:
- the LOC128179502 gene encoding zinc finger protein 1-like, with the protein product MKHSFFVLTFTSSPAVQVGYDMENVKESGTKQVHCPHCKYSTDRKNNMKRHIVTMHQDSSKLLECCDIVFKSKALLREHVNVYHRSGYSCSICNRNFCRKALLRRHLSVHNGQKDFHCSSCSYATSHKSNLERHQRIHARRNSASESTEEKEFSDSESATSRNTNTIPKQQRHNQFVKSKTHTKIVAKYENMVNRNELFSKNTSRKKEHTKEQSYVKTQAHDDNMNKVNIEGVKQETERVQTSAKRLVSRPYKCSLCNHCFTCQKQQQVHSCTYIQENIPNVPITCLISKGIPPEEKYYL